Genomic window (Candidatus Margulisiibacteriota bacterium):
AGCTTGCTCCATGTAATACTATTGGAAAACCTGGAATTCTTTTCTCGATTTCTTCTAAGATATCAAAACGAAGTGGAGGTGGAACGAGTATCCCTTCCGCATTTCGAGTGCACTGTTCAGGCTTGAACTTGTAAGCTCCATGAGAAGTACCGATGGAAATAGCAAGAGAATCAACTCCAGTACGTTTTACGAAGTCTTCTACTTCTGATGGCTGAGTATATATTGACTGCGCAGCAACAACATCATCCTCGATACCGGAAAGCACCCCTAGTTCACCTTCTACAGTTACATCATGAGAATGAGCATATTCCACTACTTTCTTGGTTAATGCAACATTCTCTTCGTATGAATGATGAGAACCATCGATCATTACTGAGGAAAAACCGCTATCAATACAGGATTTACATAACTCAAAGGTATCCCCATGATCTAAATGCAAAGCAACAGGAATATTGGACCCTATTTCTTTTGCCATCTCGACCGAACCCATCGCCATATATCGAAGCAGGGTTTCATTTGCGTATTTCCTTGCA
Coding sequences:
- a CDS encoding class II fructose-1,6-bisphosphate aldolase, encoding MGKSVSYKELGLVNTKDMFKKAMEGKYAIPAYNFNNMEQLQAIIMGCVDSKSPVIMQVSSGARKYANETLLRYMAMGSVEMAKEIGSNIPVALHLDHGDTFELCKSCIDSGFSSVMIDGSHHSYEENVALTKKVVEYAHSHDVTVEGELGVLSGIEDDVVAAQSIYTQPSEVEDFVKRTGVDSLAISIGTSHGAYKFKPEQCTRNAEGILVPPPLRFDILEEIEKRIPGFPIVLHGASSVVPAYVDMINKFGGNLEAAVGIPEEQLRKAATSAVCKINIDSDGRLVVTAKIREVFATNPKEFDPRKYLGPARDELRKLIVAKNTNVLGSAGRA